In the Streptomyces sp. cg36 genome, one interval contains:
- a CDS encoding L-aspartate oxidase, translated as MTRTTEGPATTGIRLEAPAPGWSIDADVVVVGSGVAGLTAALRCTAAGLATVVVTKARLDDGSTRWAQGGVAAALGEGDTPEQHLDDTLVAGAGVCDATAVRTLVTEGPDAVRRLIATGAHFDTDDSGAISLTREGGHHRRRIVHAGGDATGAEISRALVGAVREQAVRTIENALVLDLLRDEDGRTAGITLHVMGEGQHDGVGAVRAPAVVLATGGMGQVFSATTNPAVATGDGVALALRAGAEISDLEFVQFHPTVLFLGADSEGQQPLVSEAVRGEGAHLVDAFGTRFMLGQHELAELAPRDIVAKAITRQMLAHGATHMYLDARHFGAAMWEQRFPTILAACRAHGIDPVTEPIPISPAAHHASGGVRTDLHGRTTVPGLYACGEVACTGVHGANRLASNSLLEGLVFAERIAADIAAGGHTRVAAADGAGAPQTAPTCPLLAPEARIQIQRTMTDGAGVLRSADSLAEAAARLEAIRADADGTGERKAAVPGVEAWETTNLLLVARVLVAAAAAREETRGCHWREDRPDRDDADWRRHLVVRVTPDRTLDLRRTDSTDFPPTVADAPREP; from the coding sequence ATGACCAGGACGACCGAAGGTCCGGCCACGACCGGAATACGCCTGGAGGCGCCCGCCCCGGGCTGGTCCATCGACGCGGACGTCGTGGTCGTCGGCTCGGGCGTGGCGGGCCTGACGGCCGCCCTGCGCTGCACCGCGGCCGGGCTCGCCACCGTGGTGGTGACCAAGGCGCGGCTCGACGACGGCTCCACCCGCTGGGCGCAGGGCGGCGTCGCCGCCGCACTCGGCGAGGGCGACACCCCCGAGCAGCACCTGGACGACACCCTGGTGGCCGGTGCGGGCGTGTGCGACGCGACCGCGGTGCGCACCCTGGTCACCGAGGGCCCCGACGCGGTGCGGCGCCTGATCGCCACCGGCGCCCACTTCGACACCGACGACTCCGGCGCCATCTCGCTGACCCGCGAGGGCGGCCACCACCGCCGCCGCATCGTCCACGCGGGCGGCGACGCCACCGGCGCCGAGATCTCCCGGGCGCTGGTCGGGGCGGTCCGCGAGCAGGCCGTACGGACCATCGAGAACGCGCTGGTGCTCGACCTCCTGCGGGACGAGGACGGCCGCACCGCGGGCATCACCCTGCACGTCATGGGCGAGGGCCAGCACGACGGCGTGGGCGCCGTCCGCGCCCCCGCCGTCGTGCTCGCCACCGGCGGCATGGGCCAGGTCTTCTCCGCCACCACCAACCCGGCCGTCGCCACCGGCGACGGCGTGGCCCTGGCGCTGCGCGCCGGAGCGGAGATCTCCGACCTGGAGTTCGTCCAGTTCCACCCGACCGTGCTCTTCCTCGGCGCCGACTCCGAGGGCCAGCAGCCGCTGGTCTCCGAGGCGGTGCGCGGCGAGGGCGCGCACCTCGTCGACGCCTTCGGCACCCGCTTCATGCTCGGACAGCACGAGCTGGCGGAGCTGGCGCCCCGCGACATCGTGGCCAAGGCGATCACCCGCCAGATGCTGGCGCACGGCGCCACGCACATGTACCTGGACGCGCGGCACTTCGGCGCCGCGATGTGGGAGCAGCGCTTCCCGACCATCCTGGCCGCCTGCCGCGCCCACGGGATCGACCCGGTCACCGAGCCGATCCCGATCTCCCCGGCCGCCCACCATGCCTCCGGCGGCGTCCGCACCGACCTGCACGGCCGCACCACGGTGCCCGGCCTCTACGCGTGCGGAGAGGTCGCCTGCACCGGCGTCCACGGCGCCAACCGGCTGGCCTCCAACTCCCTGCTGGAGGGGCTGGTCTTCGCCGAGCGGATCGCGGCGGACATCGCGGCGGGCGGTCACACGCGCGTGGCGGCGGCCGACGGCGCCGGGGCCCCGCAGACCGCCCCCACCTGCCCGCTGCTGGCCCCCGAGGCCCGCATCCAGATCCAGCGGACCATGACGGACGGCGCCGGGGTGCTGCGCTCGGCCGACAGCCTCGCCGAGGCCGCCGCCCGCCTGGAGGCGATCCGCGCCGACGCCGACGGGACCGGTGAGCGCAAGGCCGCCGTGCCCGGCGTGGAGGCTTGGGAGACCACCAACCTGCTGCTGGTCGCGCGCGTCCTGGTGGCCGCCGCCGCGGCCCGCGAGGAGACCCGCGGCTGTCACTGGCGCGAGGACCGGCCCGACCGGGACGACGCGGACTGGCGCCGCCACCTCGTCGTCCGGGTGACCCCGGACCGTACGCTCGACCTCCGCCGCACCGATTCCACCGACTTCCCCCCGACAGTCGCCGACGCCCCCAGGGAGCCGTAA
- the panC gene encoding pantoate--beta-alanine ligase, with the protein MSLLVRTAAELGALERTGRRAVVMTMGALHEGHATLVRTARESVGPAGQVVVTVFVNPLQFGAGEDLDRYPRTLDADRDLAERAGADAVFAPSVDEVYPGGEPQVRITAGPMGERLEGASRPGHFDGMLTVVAKLLHLTAPDLALFGQKDAQQLALIRRMVRDLNFPVEIVGVPTVREADGLALSSRNRYLSPADRDTALALSRALFAARDRLAAEHALHARASATHSTAGRAEALSRIGEARAAADAYAVGAAGPSPAVVRAAAQSVLDGAARSRHPLELDYLALVDPATFAEAEDGFTGEAVLAIAARVGTTRLIDNIPLSFGAPA; encoded by the coding sequence ATGAGCCTTCTGGTCCGCACCGCCGCCGAACTGGGCGCCCTGGAGCGCACCGGCCGCCGCGCCGTCGTCATGACCATGGGCGCCCTGCACGAGGGCCACGCCACGCTGGTGCGCACCGCGCGCGAGAGCGTCGGCCCGGCCGGCCAGGTCGTGGTCACGGTCTTCGTGAACCCGCTGCAGTTCGGCGCGGGCGAGGACCTGGACCGCTATCCGCGCACCCTGGACGCGGACCGCGACCTCGCCGAACGGGCGGGCGCCGACGCGGTGTTCGCCCCGTCCGTGGACGAGGTCTACCCCGGCGGCGAGCCCCAGGTCCGCATCACGGCGGGCCCGATGGGCGAGCGCCTGGAGGGCGCCTCGCGCCCCGGTCACTTCGACGGGATGCTCACCGTCGTCGCCAAGCTCCTCCATCTGACCGCGCCCGACCTCGCCCTGTTCGGGCAGAAGGACGCCCAGCAGCTGGCCCTGATCCGGCGCATGGTGCGCGATCTGAACTTCCCGGTCGAGATCGTCGGCGTACCGACGGTCCGCGAGGCGGACGGGCTCGCGCTCTCCAGCCGCAACCGCTACCTGTCGCCCGCCGACCGGGACACCGCGCTCGCGCTCTCGCGCGCGCTGTTCGCGGCCCGCGACCGGCTCGCCGCCGAGCACGCGCTGCACGCGCGCGCGAGCGCCACCCACTCCACCGCCGGGCGGGCCGAGGCGCTCTCCCGGATCGGCGAGGCCCGCGCCGCCGCGGACGCGTACGCGGTGGGTGCGGCCGGACCGTCCCCCGCGGTCGTGCGCGCCGCCGCCCAGAGCGTGCTGGACGGGGCCGCCAGGTCGCGGCACCCGCTGGAGCTCGACTATCTGGCGCTGGTCGACCCGGCGACGTTCGCCGAGGCCGAGGACGGCTTCACGGGCGAGGCGGTCCTGGCGATCGCCGCGCGCGTGGGCACCACCCGCCTGATCGACAACATCCCCCTGAGTTTCGGAGCCCCCGCATGA
- a CDS encoding Rossmann-like and DUF2520 domain-containing protein encodes MNAPPENRPARLAVGVVGAGRVGPALAASLKLAGHRPVAVSGVSDASVRRAAALLPDVPLVPPAQVFAAADLVLLTVPDDALPGLVQGLADTGAVRPGQLLVHTSGRYGTDVLAPATRAGALPLALHPAMTFTGTAVDVQRLAGCSFGVTAPQELRLAAEALVIEMGGEPEWIEEENRPLYHAALALGANHLVTLVAQAMELLRTAGVAAPDRMLGPLLGAALDNALRSGDAALTGPVARGDAGTVAAHITELRKHAPAAVAGYVAMARTTADRALAHGLLKPELAEDLLGVLADGENR; translated from the coding sequence GTGAACGCACCACCAGAGAACCGCCCAGCCCGCCTCGCCGTCGGAGTCGTCGGCGCCGGCCGGGTCGGCCCCGCCCTCGCCGCCTCCCTGAAGCTCGCCGGACACCGCCCGGTCGCCGTCTCCGGCGTCTCGGACGCCTCCGTGCGCCGCGCCGCGGCCCTGCTGCCGGACGTGCCCCTGGTGCCGCCCGCGCAGGTCTTCGCCGCCGCCGACCTGGTGCTGCTCACCGTCCCCGACGACGCGCTGCCGGGCCTGGTGCAGGGCCTCGCCGACACCGGCGCGGTCCGCCCGGGCCAGCTGCTCGTGCACACCTCCGGGCGGTACGGGACGGACGTGCTGGCGCCCGCCACGCGCGCGGGGGCGCTGCCGCTGGCGCTGCACCCCGCGATGACGTTCACCGGGACCGCGGTGGACGTGCAGCGGCTGGCCGGGTGCTCGTTCGGCGTCACCGCGCCCCAGGAGCTGCGGCTGGCCGCCGAGGCGCTCGTCATCGAGATGGGCGGCGAGCCCGAGTGGATCGAGGAGGAGAACCGCCCGCTCTACCACGCGGCCCTCGCCCTCGGCGCCAACCACCTGGTCACCCTGGTGGCCCAGGCCATGGAGCTGCTGCGCACGGCGGGCGTCGCCGCCCCCGACCGGATGCTCGGCCCGCTGCTGGGCGCCGCCCTGGACAACGCGCTGCGCTCCGGCGACGCGGCCCTGACCGGCCCCGTCGCGCGCGGGGACGCGGGCACGGTCGCCGCCCACATCACCGAGCTGCGCAAGCACGCCCCCGCGGCCGTCGCCGGATACGTCGCGATGGCCCGTACGACCGCCGACCGGGCCCTGGCCCACGGCCTGCTGAAGCCCGAGCTCGCCGAGGACCTGCTGGGCGTGCTCGCGGACGGAGAGAACCGATGA
- a CDS encoding low specificity L-threonine aldolase, with amino-acid sequence MVEESAEGARNEEEQRRRRQAAWRGSRRTLWRSPAEEPMGERLTALVADASAVYDTGEAPDFYGDGPVAELERRTAEALGFPAAVFFPTGTMAQQIALRCWAGRTRDATVALHPLSHPEVHERRAFDTVSGLRTVHPTTAPRLPTAEEVRDFEEPFGTLMLELPLRDAGFTLPTWDELTAVVEAARERDAVVHFDGARLWECTERFGRPLREIARLADSVYVSYYKSLEGLSGAALAGPQSLVDEARAWRHRYGGLLFQQYPAALAALVGLDRVLPELPSYVAHARVVAEGLAEGFAKAGTPWFRINPEVPHTHQFQVWLPYDADVLSEAALTQAEETGVTLFRRWFPAPAGPPGIACTEVTVAGPALEWTAQDVRDATVEFVRGLA; translated from the coding sequence ATGGTGGAAGAGAGCGCCGAGGGCGCGCGGAACGAGGAAGAACAGCGCAGGCGCAGGCAGGCGGCGTGGCGCGGTTCCCGGCGGACCCTGTGGCGGTCGCCCGCCGAGGAGCCCATGGGCGAGCGGCTGACGGCCCTGGTCGCGGACGCCTCCGCCGTGTACGACACGGGCGAGGCGCCCGACTTCTACGGCGACGGCCCGGTGGCCGAGCTGGAGCGGCGCACCGCCGAGGCGCTGGGCTTCCCGGCCGCCGTCTTCTTCCCGACCGGCACGATGGCCCAGCAGATCGCCCTGCGCTGCTGGGCGGGACGCACCCGTGACGCCACGGTCGCGCTGCATCCGCTGTCCCACCCCGAGGTGCACGAGCGGCGCGCGTTCGACACGGTCAGCGGGCTGCGCACGGTCCACCCGACGACCGCGCCCCGGCTGCCCACGGCCGAGGAGGTACGGGACTTCGAGGAGCCCTTCGGCACGTTGATGCTGGAGCTGCCGCTGCGCGACGCCGGGTTCACGCTGCCCACCTGGGACGAGCTGACGGCCGTGGTGGAGGCGGCCCGCGAGCGGGACGCGGTGGTGCACTTCGACGGCGCGCGGCTGTGGGAGTGCACCGAGCGCTTCGGCCGTCCGCTGCGGGAGATCGCGCGGCTCGCGGACAGCGTCTACGTGTCGTACTACAAGTCCCTGGAGGGCCTGTCGGGCGCGGCGCTCGCCGGTCCCCAGTCGCTCGTCGACGAGGCCCGCGCCTGGCGCCACCGGTACGGCGGGCTCCTCTTCCAGCAGTATCCGGCGGCCCTGGCGGCGCTGGTCGGGCTGGACCGGGTGCTGCCCGAGCTGCCCTCCTACGTCGCCCACGCGCGCGTAGTGGCGGAGGGGCTGGCGGAAGGGTTCGCCAAGGCGGGCACGCCGTGGTTCCGGATCAACCCGGAGGTGCCGCACACCCACCAGTTCCAGGTGTGGCTGCCCTACGACGCGGACGTCCTGTCGGAAGCGGCACTGACCCAGGCCGAGGAGACCGGGGTGACGCTCTTCCGCCGCTGGTTCCCGGCCCCGGCGGGCCCGCCCGGGATCGCGTGCACGGAGGTGACGGTGGCCGGGCCGGCGCTGGAGTGGACGGCGCAGGACGTGCGGGACGCCACCGTGGAGTTCGTCCGCGGGCTCGCCTAG
- a CDS encoding DUF5937 family protein, translating into MSVCIDITGLPQERISFGPSPLAELGAALHALSEPAHHARLHGWTTTTCAGLKPELADRLHEADFMWRSTRSDILLPARPRETLAEELDDLDRMEDEKYVAAALEISCASLYNAGAPSPLVDAAMRDRALELAAARGPRQHAFVKRMLLDPPGARAWIRRLFEDCHEAFFAETWQRVRVQLAADARHKTELLKRKGVAEAVAAVSPAVTLEQYEGGARVVVDKLTHGRTSAAGTGLTFIPTAFGWPHLFALHAPGWQPVVQYPVPTGELGGSAPVDVVKARLEAVAHPMRMRLCRSLARGAYTTSELADAYGISAPEVSRHLSVMKKAGLLTTQRRGRYVLHQLDVAVVARLGSDFLEGVLR; encoded by the coding sequence ATGAGCGTGTGCATCGACATCACCGGACTCCCGCAGGAGCGGATCTCCTTCGGGCCCTCCCCCCTGGCCGAGCTGGGCGCCGCGCTGCACGCGCTCTCCGAGCCCGCCCACCACGCCCGGCTGCACGGCTGGACCACCACGACCTGCGCGGGCCTCAAGCCGGAGCTGGCCGACCGGCTGCACGAGGCGGACTTCATGTGGCGCTCGACCCGCTCGGACATCCTGCTGCCCGCCCGCCCGCGCGAGACGCTCGCCGAGGAGCTGGACGACCTCGACCGCATGGAGGACGAGAAGTACGTGGCGGCGGCGCTGGAGATCTCCTGCGCCAGCCTCTACAACGCGGGGGCGCCGTCCCCGCTGGTCGACGCGGCGATGCGGGACCGGGCGCTGGAGCTGGCCGCCGCGCGCGGCCCCCGCCAGCACGCCTTCGTCAAGCGCATGCTGCTCGACCCGCCGGGTGCGCGCGCGTGGATACGCAGGCTGTTCGAGGACTGCCACGAGGCGTTCTTCGCCGAGACCTGGCAGCGGGTGCGGGTGCAGCTGGCCGCCGACGCCCGCCACAAGACGGAGCTGCTCAAGCGCAAGGGGGTGGCGGAGGCGGTCGCGGCGGTCTCCCCCGCCGTCACCCTCGAACAGTACGAGGGCGGTGCCCGGGTCGTCGTCGACAAGCTGACGCACGGGCGCACCAGCGCGGCGGGGACGGGCCTGACGTTCATCCCCACCGCGTTCGGCTGGCCGCACCTGTTCGCGCTGCACGCGCCGGGCTGGCAGCCGGTCGTCCAGTACCCGGTGCCCACCGGGGAGTTGGGCGGCAGCGCTCCCGTGGACGTGGTGAAGGCGCGGCTGGAGGCGGTGGCGCACCCGATGCGGATGCGGCTGTGCCGCAGTCTGGCGCGGGGGGCGTACACCACGAGCGAGCTGGCGGACGCGTACGGGATCAGTGCGCCGGAGGTGTCCCGTCACCTGTCGGTGATGAAGAAGGCGGGGCTGCTCACCACTCAGCGGCGGGGCCGCTATGTGTTGCACCAGCTGGATGTGGCTGTGGTGGCGCGGCTGGGCAGTGATTTCCTGGAGGGGGTGCTGCGGTAG
- a CDS encoding zinc-binding alcohol dehydrogenase family protein, with protein sequence MRAIQVSELGGPEVLRSVETGVPEPGPGEVAVDVAYAGVNFAEVKARAEGYRVTSLPFVPGLEVSGRVRAVGRGVTGLAVGQRVAALAEGGGYAEVALAPAATVFPVPDGVDLRTAATLPTVLPTAHALVHEVGRLAPGETVLVQGAAGGVGTVVGQLARLAGAGAVYGVVSSGEKAAYARRYGYDDVFLTAAFQDDVHRVTRGRGVDLVLDPVGGATLRRGLDSLALFGRLVSYGNAGGEEPWQVGQPELYPRGRSVSGFSILGLAAGDPDALRALANRSFALATDGRATLPVTAEFPLHDAPEAHRLMESRKSMGKLVLRVGG encoded by the coding sequence ATGCGTGCGATTCAGGTCAGCGAGCTGGGCGGTCCGGAAGTGCTGCGGTCGGTGGAGACCGGTGTGCCCGAGCCCGGCCCGGGCGAGGTCGCCGTCGACGTGGCGTACGCGGGCGTCAACTTCGCCGAGGTGAAGGCGCGTGCCGAGGGGTACCGGGTGACGTCCCTGCCGTTCGTGCCGGGGCTGGAGGTCTCCGGGCGGGTACGGGCGGTGGGCCGGGGCGTCACAGGGCTCGCGGTCGGACAGCGGGTCGCCGCGCTGGCCGAGGGCGGCGGATACGCGGAGGTCGCCCTCGCCCCGGCCGCCACCGTCTTCCCGGTCCCGGACGGCGTGGACCTGCGCACCGCCGCCACGCTGCCGACCGTGCTGCCCACCGCGCACGCCCTGGTCCACGAGGTCGGACGGCTGGCGCCCGGCGAGACCGTCCTGGTCCAGGGCGCGGCCGGGGGCGTCGGCACGGTCGTCGGCCAGCTCGCCCGGCTCGCGGGCGCGGGGGCCGTCTACGGCGTGGTGTCGAGCGGCGAGAAGGCCGCGTACGCCCGGCGGTACGGGTACGACGACGTGTTCCTCACCGCCGCCTTCCAGGACGACGTGCACCGCGTCACCCGGGGGCGGGGCGTGGACCTCGTCCTCGACCCGGTCGGCGGCGCCACCCTGCGGCGCGGGCTCGACTCGCTCGCCCTCTTCGGCCGTCTCGTCTCGTACGGGAACGCGGGCGGGGAGGAGCCCTGGCAGGTGGGCCAGCCCGAGCTGTACCCGCGCGGCCGGTCGGTCTCCGGCTTCTCGATCCTCGGCCTGGCGGCGGGCGACCCCGACGCCCTGCGAGCCCTGGCGAACCGGTCCTTCGCCCTGGCCACGGACGGCCGCGCGACACTGCCGGTGACCGCCGAATTCCCCCTCCACGACGCCCCCGAGGCCCATCGCCTGATGGAGAGCCGGAAGTCGATGGGGAAGTTGGTGTTGAGGGTGGGGGGTTGA
- a CDS encoding ArsR/SmtB family transcription factor: MTHRAPPEHTHPDKVPLITALDALGDPVRLQLVRELADSADWTRSCGSFDVPVRKAALSHHFSVLRAAGLVEQRDDGPKRINRLRREEFDGRFPGLLALVLRGD; this comes from the coding sequence ATGACCCACCGCGCGCCCCCCGAGCACACCCACCCCGACAAGGTTCCGCTGATCACGGCCCTGGACGCGCTGGGCGATCCGGTCCGGCTCCAGCTCGTGCGCGAGCTCGCCGACTCGGCGGACTGGACGCGCAGCTGCGGCTCCTTCGACGTGCCGGTGCGCAAGGCGGCGCTGAGCCACCACTTCTCGGTGCTGCGCGCGGCCGGGCTCGTCGAGCAGCGCGACGACGGCCCCAAACGGATCAACCGGCTGCGCCGCGAGGAGTTCGACGGCCGCTTCCCCGGCCTGCTCGCACTGGTCCTGCGCGGCGACTGA
- a CDS encoding response regulator, translating to MTIRVMLVDDQVLLRTGFRMVLAAQPDMEVVAEAGDGAEAIDILRATAVDVVLMDVRMPRLDGVEATRRICSAETHPKVLILTTFDLDEYAFSGLKAGASGFMLKDVPPAELLGAIRSVHSGDAVVAPSTTRRLLDRFAPMLPATGREPRPGGTAMDKLTEREREVMLLVAQGLSNGEIAAGLVLSEATVKTHVGRILTKLGLRDRVQVVVLAYETGLVRAGGL from the coding sequence ATGACGATCCGCGTGATGCTCGTCGACGACCAGGTGCTGCTGCGCACCGGCTTCCGGATGGTGCTGGCCGCCCAGCCGGACATGGAGGTCGTCGCGGAGGCGGGCGACGGCGCGGAGGCCATCGACATCCTCCGCGCGACCGCCGTGGACGTGGTGCTGATGGACGTGCGCATGCCCAGGCTCGACGGGGTGGAGGCGACCCGGCGGATCTGCTCGGCCGAGACGCACCCGAAGGTGCTGATCCTGACCACGTTCGACCTGGACGAATACGCGTTCTCCGGGCTCAAGGCCGGGGCCAGCGGCTTCATGCTCAAGGACGTGCCGCCCGCCGAGCTGCTCGGGGCGATCCGCTCGGTGCACAGCGGGGACGCCGTGGTCGCGCCCTCCACCACCCGCCGCCTCCTCGACCGGTTCGCCCCGATGCTGCCCGCCACCGGACGGGAGCCGCGGCCGGGCGGCACCGCGATGGACAAGCTGACCGAGCGCGAGCGCGAGGTCATGCTGCTCGTCGCGCAGGGCCTCTCGAATGGCGAGATCGCGGCGGGTCTGGTGCTCTCCGAGGCCACGGTGAAGACCCACGTCGGCCGGATCCTGACCAAGCTCGGCCTGCGGGACCGGGTGCAGGTGGTCGTCCTGGCGTACGAGACGGGGCTGGTCCGGGCCGGGGGGCTGTGA
- a CDS encoding sensor histidine kinase, whose protein sequence is MQRLYDFIRRHPTAVDALWAVVLFGLSGMTIVSNGVSHGRAPLALLTALGLSVVVALRRRAPEKMVVLAALIGLAQLAFNVGPNLSDFAMLVAIYTAAAIGERWASRFALGGALSAAVIAMWRWPDYTDDSAAGHVSPGQVIFYTVVMTVPFVLAWVLGDSMRTRRAYFAQLEERAARLEKEREAQAKVAVAAERARIARELHDVVAHNVSVMVVQADGAAYVMETAPDQAKIALETISMTGRQALAEMRRLLGVLRTGEHREAGEYVPQPDVEQIEELVEQVRTAGLTVDFKIEGTPRPLPSGVELTAYRIVQEALTNTRKHGGPDAGASVRLVYFDDGLGLLVEDDGRGAAHEMYEDGGADGQGHGLIGMRERVGMVGGTLDAGPRPGGGFRISALLPLKPAH, encoded by the coding sequence GTGCAGCGCCTCTACGACTTCATCCGCAGACACCCGACCGCGGTCGACGCCCTCTGGGCCGTCGTCCTCTTCGGGCTCTCCGGCATGACGATCGTGTCCAACGGAGTGAGCCACGGCCGGGCGCCGCTGGCCCTCCTGACCGCCCTCGGCCTGAGCGTCGTCGTGGCCCTGCGCCGCCGTGCGCCGGAGAAGATGGTGGTGCTCGCCGCGCTGATCGGCCTGGCGCAGCTGGCGTTCAACGTCGGTCCGAACCTGTCGGACTTCGCCATGCTGGTCGCCATCTACACGGCCGCCGCCATCGGCGAGCGCTGGGCCTCCCGGTTCGCCCTGGGCGGCGCGCTGTCGGCGGCGGTGATCGCGATGTGGCGCTGGCCCGACTACACCGACGACAGCGCCGCCGGGCACGTGAGCCCCGGGCAGGTGATCTTCTACACCGTCGTGATGACGGTCCCGTTCGTCCTCGCCTGGGTGCTGGGCGACTCCATGCGCACCCGCCGGGCCTACTTCGCCCAGCTGGAGGAGCGCGCGGCCCGGCTGGAGAAGGAGCGCGAGGCCCAGGCCAAGGTCGCCGTCGCCGCCGAGCGCGCCCGGATCGCCCGCGAGCTCCACGACGTCGTCGCGCACAACGTCTCGGTGATGGTGGTGCAGGCGGACGGCGCCGCCTACGTCATGGAGACCGCCCCCGACCAGGCGAAGATCGCCCTGGAGACGATCTCCATGACCGGCCGCCAGGCGCTCGCCGAGATGCGCCGGCTGCTCGGCGTACTGCGCACCGGCGAGCACCGCGAGGCCGGGGAGTACGTGCCGCAGCCCGATGTGGAGCAGATCGAGGAGCTGGTCGAGCAGGTGCGCACGGCCGGGCTCACCGTGGACTTCAAGATCGAGGGCACCCCGCGTCCGCTGCCCAGCGGCGTCGAGCTCACCGCGTACCGGATCGTGCAGGAGGCGCTGACCAACACGCGCAAGCACGGGGGCCCGGACGCGGGCGCCAGCGTCCGGCTGGTCTACTTCGACGACGGGCTCGGCCTGCTGGTCGAGGACGACGGCCGGGGCGCGGCGCACGAGATGTACGAGGACGGCGGCGCCGACGGCCAGGGCCACGGCCTGATCGGCATGCGCGAGCGCGTCGGCATGGTGGGCGGCACCCTGGACGCGGGGCCGCGTCCGGGCGGTGGCTTCCGCATCAGCGCCCTGCTGCCGCTCAAGCCCGCCCACTGA
- a CDS encoding SAM-dependent methyltransferase, giving the protein MYGPGGFYLRPEGPAGHFRTSVHASPLFAAAVARLLRTVAEELGGGEVAFVDMGAGRGELVTGVLAALPEGFPVRAYAVERAARPDGLDPRVAWVAEPPRGVRGLLFANEWLDNVPVEVAEADADGVPRRVLVRPDGTERLGAPVTGADARWLERWWPLREPGARAEVGRARDEAWARAVDGLAAGLAVAVDYGHTADARPPYGTLTGFRGGREVPPVPDGSCDITAHVALDSCADPGGELLPQREALAALGVSGARPPLALASTDPAAYIGALARAGEAAELTARGGLGDFLWLRRRV; this is encoded by the coding sequence CTGTACGGGCCCGGTGGCTTCTATCTCCGCCCCGAGGGCCCCGCGGGCCACTTCCGTACCTCCGTGCACGCCTCCCCCCTCTTCGCGGCGGCGGTCGCGCGGCTGCTGCGGACCGTCGCCGAGGAGCTCGGCGGCGGCGAGGTCGCCTTCGTCGACATGGGCGCCGGACGCGGGGAACTGGTCACCGGCGTGCTCGCCGCGCTCCCCGAAGGGTTCCCCGTACGGGCGTACGCCGTGGAGCGCGCGGCCCGCCCCGACGGGCTCGACCCGCGCGTCGCCTGGGTGGCCGAGCCGCCGCGGGGTGTGCGGGGCCTGCTCTTCGCCAACGAGTGGCTCGACAACGTGCCCGTGGAGGTCGCCGAGGCCGACGCCGACGGCGTCCCGCGCCGGGTGCTGGTCCGCCCCGACGGCACCGAACGCCTCGGCGCCCCCGTCACCGGCGCCGACGCGCGCTGGCTGGAGCGGTGGTGGCCGCTGCGCGAGCCCGGTGCGCGCGCGGAGGTGGGGCGCGCCCGGGACGAGGCGTGGGCGCGGGCGGTGGACGGTCTGGCGGCGGGCCTCGCGGTGGCCGTGGACTACGGACACACGGCGGACGCCCGCCCTCCGTACGGCACGCTCACCGGCTTCCGGGGCGGGCGCGAGGTCCCGCCCGTGCCCGACGGCAGCTGCGACATCACCGCGCACGTGGCCCTGGACTCCTGCGCGGACCCGGGCGGGGAGCTGCTGCCCCAGCGCGAGGCGCTGGCCGCCCTCGGGGTGTCGGGCGCCCGCCCGCCCCTCGCGCTCGCCTCCACCGACCCGGCCGCCTACATCGGGGCGCTTGCGCGGGCGGGCGAGGCGGCGGAGCTGACCGCCCGGGGCGGGCTCGGCGACTTCCTCTGGCTGCGCCGGAGGGTGTGA